A region from the Pseudomonas sp. KU26590 genome encodes:
- a CDS encoding gamma-carboxygeranoyl-CoA hydratase, which translates to MNDFATLDIALDPRGFATLWLNRPEKNNAFNAQMIRELIIALDQLQKDDSLRFLLLRGRGRHFSAGADLAWMQESANLDYNTNLGDARELGELMYNLAKFKAPTLAVVQGAAYGGALGLISCCDMAIGAEDAQFCLSEVKIGLAPAVISPFVVQAIGERHARRYALTAERFDGSRAREIGLLAECYPAAELEQQLEHWIANLLLNSPQAMRVSKDLLREVADGELTPALRRYCENAIARIRVSAEGQEGLRAFLQKREPAWRGDPDTPQATRTPQGESH; encoded by the coding sequence ATGAATGATTTCGCCACCCTCGACATCGCCCTCGACCCACGAGGGTTCGCCACGCTCTGGCTCAACCGGCCGGAGAAAAACAACGCCTTCAACGCGCAGATGATTCGCGAGCTGATCATCGCCTTGGATCAGCTACAGAAGGACGACAGCTTGCGCTTCCTGCTGTTGCGCGGACGCGGCCGGCACTTCAGCGCCGGCGCCGATCTGGCCTGGATGCAGGAGTCGGCCAACCTCGACTACAACACCAACCTGGGCGACGCCCGCGAGCTGGGCGAGTTGATGTACAACCTCGCCAAGTTCAAGGCGCCGACCCTGGCCGTGGTGCAAGGCGCGGCCTATGGCGGCGCCCTGGGCCTGATCAGTTGCTGCGACATGGCCATCGGCGCTGAAGACGCGCAGTTCTGCCTCTCGGAAGTGAAGATCGGCCTTGCTCCGGCGGTTATCAGCCCGTTCGTGGTGCAGGCCATCGGCGAGCGTCATGCGCGCCGCTATGCGTTGACCGCCGAACGCTTCGACGGCAGCCGGGCGCGGGAAATCGGCCTGTTGGCCGAGTGTTACCCCGCCGCCGAGCTGGAACAGCAACTGGAACACTGGATCGCCAACCTGTTGCTCAACAGCCCCCAGGCCATGCGCGTCAGCAAAGACCTGCTGCGCGAAGTCGCCGACGGCGAGCTGACCCCTGCCCTGCGCCGCTATTGCGAGAACGCCATCGCGCGCATTCGCGTCAGCGCCGAAGGTCAGGAAGGTCTGCGCGCGTTTCTGCAAAAGCGCGAACCGGCCTGGCGCGGCGATCCGGACACGCCACAAGCCACGCGCACCCCACAAGGAGAGTCGCACTGA
- a CDS encoding acetyl/propionyl/methylcrotonyl-CoA carboxylase subunit alpha, with translation MSVPHTPPLNSVLIANRGEIACRVMRTAKAMGLTTVAVHSATDSSARHVREADIAVNLGGSKASESYLQIDKLIEAAKASGAQAIHPGYGFLSENAGFARAVEQAGLIFLGPPASAIDAMGSKSAAKSLMETAGVPLVPGYHGDAQDAANFREAAARIGYPVLLKATAGGGGKGMKVVERDEDLAEALASAQREAQSSFGDSRMLVEKYVLKPRHVEIQVFADQHGHCLYLNERDCSIQRRHQKVVEEAPAPGLTPQMRQAMGEAAVRAAQAINYVGAGTVEFLLDARGDFFFMEMNTRLQVEHPVTEAITGLDLVAWQIRVAQGEPLPITQAEVPLNGHAIEVRLYAEDPANDFLPATGTLTLYRESSAGPGRRVDSGVAEGDEVSPFYDPMLGKLIAWGQTREEARLRLLAMLDEFAIGGLRTNLGFLRRIVAHPAFAEAELDTGFIPRYQHDLLPPAEGLTEAFWQLAAQAYLSTAPVTVRTDDAHSPWSTRTGLRLGGPGEVTLHLACGTQSRNIVLRGDSQHGVRLNGEHLLIDQDGVRHQTIAIRRADTLYLRWQGDLHAIRPVDPIANVDASLGQQGGLTAPMNGSIVRVLVSEGEQVQVGTPLVVLEAMKMEHSIRANTAGTVAALYCGEGEMVKEGMVLVALAALADGE, from the coding sequence ATGAGCGTCCCGCACACACCACCGCTGAATTCGGTGCTGATCGCCAACCGCGGCGAAATCGCCTGCCGGGTCATGCGCACGGCGAAGGCCATGGGCCTGACCACCGTCGCCGTGCACAGCGCCACCGACAGCAGCGCGCGGCACGTCCGTGAGGCGGACATCGCGGTGAATCTGGGTGGCAGCAAGGCCAGCGAAAGCTATCTGCAAATCGACAAGCTGATAGAGGCCGCCAAGGCCAGTGGTGCCCAGGCCATTCACCCCGGCTATGGGTTTCTCTCGGAAAACGCAGGCTTTGCCCGCGCGGTGGAACAGGCCGGCCTGATTTTCCTCGGCCCGCCCGCCTCGGCCATTGACGCCATGGGCAGCAAATCGGCGGCCAAGTCGCTGATGGAAACCGCTGGCGTGCCGCTGGTGCCCGGCTATCACGGTGACGCTCAGGACGCCGCGAACTTCCGCGAAGCCGCCGCCCGCATCGGCTACCCGGTGCTGCTCAAGGCCACGGCCGGGGGTGGCGGCAAGGGCATGAAGGTGGTCGAGCGCGACGAGGACCTGGCCGAAGCGCTGGCCTCGGCGCAACGTGAGGCGCAGTCGTCGTTTGGCGACTCGCGCATGCTCGTCGAAAAGTACGTGCTCAAGCCGCGCCACGTGGAGATTCAGGTGTTTGCCGACCAGCACGGCCACTGCCTGTACCTCAACGAGCGCGACTGCTCGATTCAGCGCCGTCACCAGAAGGTCGTTGAAGAAGCTCCGGCGCCGGGCCTGACGCCGCAGATGCGTCAGGCCATGGGCGAAGCAGCGGTGCGCGCGGCCCAGGCGATCAATTACGTCGGCGCCGGTACGGTAGAGTTTCTGCTGGACGCCCGGGGCGATTTCTTCTTCATGGAAATGAACACGCGTTTGCAGGTCGAGCACCCGGTGACCGAGGCGATTACCGGGCTGGACCTGGTGGCCTGGCAGATTCGCGTGGCCCAGGGCGAGCCGCTGCCGATCACCCAGGCCGAGGTGCCGCTGAACGGCCACGCGATTGAGGTGCGGCTGTATGCGGAAGATCCGGCGAACGACTTTTTGCCCGCTACCGGGACACTTACGTTGTATCGCGAATCCTCTGCGGGGCCGGGACGTCGCGTTGACAGCGGCGTGGCAGAAGGCGACGAAGTTTCGCCGTTCTACGATCCGATGCTCGGCAAACTGATCGCCTGGGGCCAGACCCGTGAAGAAGCGCGCTTGCGATTGCTGGCGATGCTGGATGAATTCGCCATCGGCGGTTTGCGCACCAACCTGGGTTTTTTGCGGCGCATTGTCGCGCACCCGGCCTTCGCCGAAGCGGAGCTGGACACCGGGTTCATCCCTCGTTATCAGCACGATCTGCTCCCGCCGGCCGAGGGCTTAACGGAGGCGTTCTGGCAGCTCGCGGCGCAGGCTTACCTGAGCACTGCGCCAGTGACGGTCAGAACCGACGACGCCCATTCGCCCTGGTCGACCCGCACCGGGCTGCGCCTTGGCGGCCCTGGCGAAGTGACGTTGCATTTGGCCTGTGGCACGCAGAGCCGAAACATCGTGCTGCGCGGTGATTCGCAGCACGGCGTTCGGCTGAACGGCGAGCACTTGCTGATCGATCAGGACGGCGTGCGTCACCAGACAATTGCGATCCGTCGGGCTGACACCTTGTACCTGCGCTGGCAGGGCGACCTGCACGCGATCCGCCCGGTTGACCCGATTGCCAACGTGGATGCAAGCCTCGGCCAGCAAGGCGGCCTCACCGCGCCCATGAACGGCAGCATCGTTCGGGTGTTGGTCAGTGAGGGCGAACAGGTGCAAGTCGGCACACCGCTGGTAGTACTGGAAGCGATGAAAATGGAACACAGCATCCGCGCGAACACTGCGGGCACCGTTGCAGCGCTGTATTGCGGCGAAGGCGAAATGGTCAAGGAAGGGATGGTGTTGGTGGCGCTGGCCGCTCTGGCAGACGGCGAGTGA
- a CDS encoding IS3 family transposase (programmed frameshift) codes for MTRKRNRFDDSYKLEVVKMVRDQGLTVPQVCQDQNLGETAVRRWIRQYDAEQLGQAGIGNPLTAEQQRIRQLEQENRQLKTDNDILKKGYRLLCPRTEVTYRLVRQLQQKAYPVAHVCRLLNVSRSGFYEAQNRAQRPARLSCPIVAQLKAAFAASDGCSGSRPLTRALRAKGMKIGLYKVRRLMRANGLRSAWKPKFVHTTDSKHDLPIAENVLNRQFEPQAMNTAWVADITYIRTRSGWLYLAVVLDLFSRKVVGWAMAPNMPAELVCSAMQMAVAQRQPPPGLIAHSDRGSQYASALYRSLLARHAMQQSMSRKGNCWDNAVMERFFLSLKMERVWRRNYANHGEAIRDITQYIVGYYNNERLHSKLGYLPPTVYERTMASKPPIEVSGIS; via the exons ATGACCAGAAAACGCAACAGGTTTGATGACAGCTACAAATTGGAAGTCGTGAAGATGGTCAGGGATCAGGGCCTGACCGTTCCGCAGGTTTGCCAGGACCAGAATCTCGGTGAGACGGCTGTACGACGGTGGATCCGCCAGTACGACGCCGAGCAGTTGGGCCAGGCCGGGATTGGAAATCCGCTGACGGCTGAGCAGCAGCGCATTCGGCAGTTGGAGCAGGAAAACCGGCAGCTCAAGACGGACAACGACATCTTAAAAAAGG GCTACCGCCTTCTTTGCCCGCGAACTGAAGTGACGTATCGGCTGGTTCGGCAACTGCAACAGAAGGCTTATCCGGTGGCGCATGTCTGTCGTTTGCTGAACGTCAGTCGGTCGGGGTTTTACGAAGCCCAGAACCGTGCACAAAGGCCTGCTCGGCTCAGTTGCCCCATCGTCGCGCAGCTCAAGGCAGCTTTTGCCGCAAGCGACGGCTGCTCCGGCAGCCGCCCATTGACCAGGGCCCTGCGGGCCAAGGGCATGAAAATAGGCCTCTATAAAGTCCGCCGACTGATGCGAGCCAACGGTTTGCGCTCGGCGTGGAAACCCAAGTTTGTGCATACGACCGACAGCAAGCATGACCTGCCAATCGCCGAGAATGTGTTGAACCGTCAGTTTGAGCCGCAGGCTATGAATACCGCTTGGGTCGCCGACATTACCTACATCCGAACGCGCAGCGGCTGGCTCTACCTGGCCGTCGTACTGGACTTGTTCTCACGCAAGGTGGTGGGCTGGGCGATGGCCCCCAACATGCCTGCAGAGCTGGTGTGCAGCGCGATGCAGATGGCCGTCGCCCAGCGTCAACCTCCACCTGGCCTGATCGCCCACTCCGATCGCGGCAGCCAATATGCGAGTGCACTCTACAGATCGCTGCTGGCCAGACACGCCATGCAGCAAAGCATGAGCCGTAAAGGTAACTGCTGGGATAATGCGGTGATGGAACGTTTCTTCCTGAGCCTGAAAATGGAGCGGGTATGGCGGCGCAATTACGCTAACCATGGCGAAGCGATACGCGACATCACTCAATACATCGTTGGGTATTACAACAACGAGCGGCTGCACTCGAAACTGGGGTACCTGCCACCGACCGTTTACGAACGGACGATGGCGTCGAAACCACCTATCGAGGTGTCCGGAATTAGTTGA
- a CDS encoding indolepyruvate ferredoxin oxidoreductase family protein yields MSLADIRLDDKYRLATGNLYLTGTQALTRLPMLQKQRDEARGLNTAGFISGYRGSPLGNLDKSLWDAKDYLQQNAIHFQPGVNEELAATAVWGSQQVNLFPHGKYDGVFALWYGKGPGVDRCGDVFKHGNSAGVAENGGVLILAGDDHGCKSSTIAHQSEHAFIASMIPVLNPSNVQEILDYGIIGWELSRYSGCWVAMKTIAENVDSSAVVEVDPLRIQTKIPEDFQIPEGGLHIRWPDPPLAQEARLNTYKIYAARAFARANNLNKVVIDSPQPRLGIITTGKSYLDVRQALEELGIDEELCASVGIRVLKVGMSWPLEPVSVHGFAEGLDEILVVEEKRSVIEDQLTGQLYNWPVDQRPRVVGEFDEEGRSLLPNLAELTPAMIARVIAKRLAPIYSSPKIDARLQFLADKEKALAAPLFNTQRTPHFCSGCPHNTSTRVPEGSRALAGIGCHYMTIWMDRETETFTQMGGEGVTWIGQAPFTETPHVFQNLGDGTYFHSGHLALRAAVASKVNITYKILYNDAVAMTGGQPIDGVLRVDQLSRQVFNEGVLRIALVSDEPEKYPSREQFAPITTFHHRSDLDAVQRELREFKGVSVIIYDQTCATEKRRRRKRGTMVDLDKRAIINPAVCEGCGDCGVKSGCLSVLPKETPEGRKREIDQSACNKDFSCVEGFCPSFVTVHGGKLRKPQLPKQAQAFAELPQPTLPSLAQPYNILLPGVGGTGVTTVGAMLGYAANLEGKGCSVLDQAGLAQKFGPVVSHIRIAARQEDLFAVRIAAGEAHLLLGCDLMVASGPDAIAKLNSAKTHAVINSQQTPTAEFTRNPDAEFPAEAMMQTIREAVGAEKTHFVQATDLATKLMGDSIASNLFMLGYAFQLGLIPLTSAAIEKAIELNGVAVNLNQQAFLWGRRAAFDLPAVQAAANPQTQPTPDPEHLTLEERVTRNVHGLIAYQNGALSERYLTLVNRVRDAEARLFPGQPPALTEAVAFNYFKLLAYKDEYEVARLYSNGDFTRQLEAQFEGDYRIEFHLAPSWLAKRDPNNGAPRKRSFGPWMLKAFDVLARFKFLRGTAFDPFGRSVERRQERELIDAYVGDIELILGHLSAGNRHTALNLARLPERIRGYGHVKESAMKAAALQAARMRQSLVSGEVEVLKLYEVAA; encoded by the coding sequence ATGTCCCTGGCTGATATTCGTCTGGACGATAAGTACCGACTCGCAACCGGCAATCTGTACCTGACCGGAACCCAGGCGCTGACCCGCCTGCCGATGCTGCAGAAGCAGCGCGACGAAGCCCGCGGGCTCAACACCGCCGGGTTTATCTCCGGCTACCGCGGCTCTCCGTTGGGGAACCTCGACAAGAGCCTCTGGGACGCCAAGGATTATCTCCAGCAGAACGCCATTCATTTCCAGCCCGGCGTCAACGAAGAGCTCGCCGCGACGGCGGTCTGGGGCAGCCAGCAAGTCAATCTGTTCCCCCACGGCAAATACGACGGCGTCTTCGCCCTCTGGTACGGCAAGGGCCCGGGCGTTGACCGCTGCGGCGACGTGTTCAAGCACGGCAACTCGGCCGGCGTCGCCGAAAATGGCGGTGTACTGATCCTCGCCGGCGATGACCATGGCTGCAAATCCTCGACCATCGCACACCAGAGCGAACACGCCTTCATTGCCTCGATGATCCCGGTGCTTAACCCGAGCAACGTCCAGGAAATCCTCGATTACGGCATCATCGGCTGGGAGCTCTCGCGCTACAGCGGGTGCTGGGTGGCCATGAAAACCATCGCCGAAAACGTCGATTCTTCGGCCGTGGTCGAAGTCGATCCGCTGCGCATCCAGACGAAGATCCCCGAAGACTTCCAGATCCCAGAAGGCGGCCTGCACATTCGCTGGCCCGATCCGCCCCTGGCCCAAGAGGCGCGGCTCAACACTTATAAAATCTACGCCGCCCGCGCGTTTGCCCGGGCCAACAACCTCAACAAGGTGGTGATCGATTCCCCACAACCGCGTCTGGGCATCATCACCACCGGTAAGTCGTACCTTGACGTGCGTCAGGCCCTGGAAGAGCTGGGCATCGACGAAGAACTGTGCGCCTCGGTGGGCATTCGCGTGCTCAAGGTCGGCATGAGTTGGCCGCTGGAGCCGGTGTCGGTGCACGGCTTTGCTGAGGGGCTGGATGAAATCCTCGTGGTCGAGGAAAAACGCAGCGTGATCGAGGATCAGCTCACCGGCCAGCTGTACAACTGGCCGGTGGATCAGCGCCCTCGTGTCGTTGGTGAATTCGATGAAGAAGGCCGCTCGCTGTTGCCGAATCTGGCTGAACTGACGCCAGCGATGATCGCCCGGGTCATCGCCAAGCGCCTCGCGCCGATCTACAGCAGCCCTAAAATCGACGCCCGCCTGCAGTTTCTGGCCGACAAGGAAAAAGCCCTTGCCGCGCCGCTGTTCAACACCCAGCGCACCCCGCATTTTTGCTCGGGCTGCCCGCACAACACCTCGACCCGCGTGCCCGAGGGCAGTCGCGCCCTGGCCGGTATCGGCTGCCATTACATGACCATCTGGATGGACCGGGAAACCGAGACCTTCACCCAGATGGGCGGCGAGGGCGTGACCTGGATCGGCCAGGCGCCGTTCACCGAAACACCTCATGTGTTCCAGAACCTCGGCGACGGCACTTACTTTCACTCCGGGCATTTAGCGCTGCGGGCGGCGGTCGCGTCGAAGGTCAACATCACCTACAAGATTCTCTACAACGACGCGGTCGCCATGACCGGCGGGCAGCCCATCGACGGCGTGCTGCGCGTGGATCAGCTCAGCCGGCAGGTGTTCAACGAAGGCGTGCTGCGCATCGCGCTGGTCTCGGACGAGCCGGAGAAATACCCGAGCCGCGAGCAGTTCGCGCCGATCACTACCTTCCACCACCGCAGCGACCTGGACGCCGTGCAGCGCGAACTGCGTGAGTTCAAGGGCGTCTCGGTGATCATCTACGACCAGACCTGCGCCACGGAAAAACGCCGTCGCCGTAAACGCGGGACGATGGTCGACCTGGACAAGCGCGCCATCATCAACCCGGCCGTGTGCGAAGGCTGCGGCGATTGCGGCGTCAAGTCGGGTTGCCTGTCGGTGCTGCCGAAGGAAACCCCGGAAGGGCGCAAGCGCGAAATCGACCAGAGCGCGTGCAACAAGGATTTCAGCTGCGTCGAGGGTTTCTGCCCAAGCTTCGTCACCGTGCATGGCGGCAAGCTGCGCAAGCCGCAATTGCCCAAACAGGCTCAGGCGTTCGCTGAACTGCCGCAGCCGACGCTGCCGAGCCTCGCTCAGCCCTACAACATTCTGTTGCCGGGCGTGGGCGGTACTGGCGTGACCACCGTCGGTGCGATGCTCGGTTATGCGGCCAATCTGGAAGGCAAGGGCTGCAGCGTGCTCGACCAGGCCGGTCTGGCGCAGAAGTTCGGCCCGGTGGTCAGCCACATCCGTATCGCCGCGCGGCAGGAAGATCTGTTCGCCGTGCGCATTGCGGCTGGTGAGGCTCATCTGCTGCTGGGTTGTGACCTGATGGTGGCGTCGGGCCCCGATGCGATTGCCAAGCTCAACAGCGCGAAAACCCATGCGGTGATCAACAGCCAGCAGACGCCGACCGCTGAATTCACCCGCAATCCCGACGCTGAGTTCCCGGCCGAAGCGATGATGCAGACCATCCGCGAGGCCGTTGGCGCTGAAAAAACGCACTTCGTGCAAGCAACGGACCTGGCGACCAAACTGATGGGCGACAGCATTGCCAGCAACCTCTTCATGCTGGGTTATGCCTTCCAGCTCGGGTTGATTCCGTTGACCTCTGCGGCCATCGAAAAAGCCATCGAGCTCAACGGCGTGGCGGTCAATCTGAACCAGCAAGCGTTTCTGTGGGGGCGTCGTGCGGCATTCGACCTGCCAGCGGTGCAAGCGGCCGCCAACCCGCAGACCCAGCCAACGCCGGACCCTGAGCATTTGACCCTGGAAGAGCGTGTCACGCGCAATGTTCACGGTTTGATCGCCTACCAGAATGGCGCGTTGAGCGAGCGCTACCTGACGCTGGTGAACCGTGTGCGGGATGCCGAAGCGCGGCTGTTCCCCGGCCAGCCGCCTGCGTTGACCGAGGCGGTGGCGTTCAACTACTTCAAGCTGCTGGCCTACAAGGACGAGTACGAAGTGGCGCGGCTGTACAGCAACGGCGACTTCACCCGTCAGTTGGAAGCGCAGTTCGAGGGCGATTACCGCATCGAGTTTCATCTGGCGCCGTCTTGGCTGGCCAAGCGCGACCCGAACAACGGTGCACCGCGCAAACGCAGTTTCGGGCCATGGATGCTGAAGGCGTTCGACGTGCTGGCGCGTTTCAAATTCCTGCGCGGGACTGCTTTTGATCCCTTCGGCCGCAGCGTAGAGCGCCGTCAGGAGCGCGAGTTGATCGATGCTTACGTGGGCGACATCGAGCTGATCCTCGGCCACCTGAGCGCAGGCAACCGGCATACCGCCCTGAACCTGGCGCGCCTGCCGGAGCGCATTCGCGGCTATGGTCACGTCAAGGAAAGCGCCATGAAAGCAGCGGCACTGCAGGCGGCGCGGATGCGTCAAAGCCTGGTCAGTGGCGAGGTTGAAGTGCTGAAGTTGTATGAAGTAGCGGCGTGA
- a CDS encoding Lrp/AsnC family transcriptional regulator codes for MQVKLSPIDRKILRLLQHDADLSAAEIAERVELSQSPCWRRINRLEEEGVIERKVALLNPAKLGLTMTVFVDVKLSGHGRKYLTEFEEAITGFREVLECYTMAGDMDFLLKVVVQDIASYERFLRHHLLQSPHVQEAHSNIAMSVVKRTTELPID; via the coding sequence ATGCAGGTCAAGCTCAGCCCCATCGATCGCAAGATCCTCCGTCTGTTGCAGCACGACGCCGATCTCTCGGCCGCCGAGATCGCCGAGCGCGTCGAACTCTCGCAATCACCCTGCTGGCGGCGCATCAATCGTCTGGAAGAAGAAGGCGTCATCGAGCGCAAGGTCGCCCTGCTCAACCCGGCCAAACTCGGGCTGACCATGACCGTGTTCGTGGACGTCAAGCTGTCCGGTCACGGGCGTAAGTACCTGACGGAGTTCGAAGAGGCGATCACCGGATTTCGCGAAGTGCTGGAGTGCTACACCATGGCCGGCGACATGGATTTCCTGCTCAAGGTCGTAGTGCAGGACATCGCCAGCTATGAGCGCTTTTTGCGCCACCACCTGCTGCAAAGCCCCCATGTGCAGGAAGCGCATTCGAATATCGCGATGAGTGTGGTGAAGCGCACAACAGAATTGCCGATTGACTGA
- a CDS encoding DUF4880 domain-containing protein gives MTQLLDSLITASPVLPAPGASAETDLYRRRLQRLPRRVLQVFLLSRLDDLSYTDIAHLLDLDASTVERCMTAALERCVSEPAEHDPARAVLLQALRWYVHLQSPQATASQRIEFRHWLDADPRHLAAFQNSEQFWRTLHAPAAILGASGWHRRKPRVYFGWLLVTMLLCGLLVTAEAYS, from the coding sequence ATGACGCAGCTCCTCGACTCGTTGATAACCGCCTCCCCCGTACTGCCTGCCCCGGGCGCGAGCGCCGAAACCGATCTGTACCGACGCCGCCTCCAGCGACTGCCGCGCAGGGTTCTGCAAGTGTTTCTGCTCAGCCGCCTCGACGACCTTTCCTACACCGATATCGCCCATCTGCTTGACCTGGACGCCAGCACCGTCGAACGCTGCATGACCGCGGCGCTTGAGCGTTGCGTCAGCGAGCCCGCCGAACATGATCCGGCCCGGGCGGTTCTGCTTCAGGCCCTGCGCTGGTACGTGCACCTGCAAAGCCCCCAGGCCACCGCCAGTCAGCGCATCGAGTTCCGTCACTGGCTCGACGCCGATCCCCGGCACTTGGCGGCGTTTCAAAACAGCGAGCAATTCTGGCGCACACTGCATGCGCCCGCCGCAATTCTGGGCGCCAGCGGTTGGCATCGACGCAAACCTCGCGTGTATTTCGGCTGGTTGTTGGTGACGATGCTGCTGTGCGGCCTGCTGGTTACTGCCGAAGCTTACAGCTGA
- a CDS encoding M14-type cytosolic carboxypeptidase yields the protein MTQTALSISADFDSGNIVVLDASNPKAVQLAIRPDTKSAHFQWFHFKVDGLHIGEPHGFSLTNAGESSYNRAWTGYNAVASYDQKTWFRVPSQFDGKALNFELTPSESQVWFAYFEPYSRERHNWLVDQALNKAGTELLATGKSVEGRNIPLLRKGDGAAGKRNIWIIAQQHPGEHMAEWFMEGIIERLQENDLELQGLLASANLYLVPHMNPDGSFHGHLRTNAQGKDLNRAWQDATAEHSPEVFFVKAQMEKYGVDMFLDVHGDEEIPYVFTAACEGNPGYTDKQAQLEADFRARLSGLTRDFQTRYGYPTSAPGRANMNLACNSVGERYKCLSLTLEMPFKDNDDAPDVVTGWSGQRSKQLARDVLTTLGQMVSVLR from the coding sequence GTGACTCAAACCGCCCTTTCTATCTCCGCCGATTTCGACAGCGGTAACATCGTCGTGCTCGACGCCAGCAACCCTAAAGCGGTGCAACTGGCGATTCGCCCTGACACCAAGAGCGCGCATTTCCAGTGGTTCCATTTCAAGGTCGACGGCCTGCACATCGGCGAGCCCCACGGCTTCAGCCTGACCAACGCCGGCGAGTCGAGCTACAACCGCGCATGGACCGGCTACAACGCAGTGGCCTCCTACGATCAGAAAACCTGGTTCCGCGTGCCGAGCCAGTTCGACGGCAAGGCGCTGAACTTCGAGCTGACGCCCAGCGAATCCCAGGTGTGGTTCGCCTACTTCGAACCTTACAGCCGTGAGCGCCATAACTGGCTTGTTGACCAAGCGCTGAACAAAGCCGGCACCGAGTTGCTGGCCACCGGCAAGAGCGTCGAAGGCCGTAACATTCCGCTGCTTCGCAAGGGCGATGGCGCGGCGGGCAAGCGCAATATCTGGATCATCGCGCAACAGCACCCCGGCGAGCACATGGCCGAGTGGTTCATGGAAGGCATCATCGAGCGACTGCAGGAAAACGACCTTGAGTTGCAGGGGCTGCTGGCCTCGGCGAACCTGTATCTGGTGCCGCACATGAACCCGGACGGTTCGTTCCACGGGCATCTGCGCACCAACGCTCAGGGTAAGGACCTCAACCGTGCCTGGCAGGACGCGACCGCAGAGCACAGCCCGGAAGTGTTCTTCGTCAAAGCGCAGATGGAAAAATACGGCGTGGACATGTTCCTTGACGTTCACGGCGATGAGGAAATCCCCTACGTCTTCACCGCCGCCTGCGAAGGCAACCCGGGATACACCGACAAGCAGGCACAACTGGAAGCGGATTTCCGCGCGCGGCTGAGCGGCTTGACCCGGGATTTCCAGACCCGATACGGCTATCCGACATCGGCGCCGGGCCGGGCCAACATGAACCTGGCGTGCAACAGCGTCGGCGAGCGCTACAAGTGCCTGTCGCTGACGCTGGAGATGCCGTTCAAGGACAACGATGACGCCCCCGATGTCGTCACCGGCTGGTCAGGCCAACGCTCCAAACAGCTGGCCCGCGATGTGCTGACCACCCTGGGGCAGATGGTTTCCGTGTTGCGCTGA
- a CDS encoding cytochrome b, protein MSTPVKHFAPLARLLHWLMALMVIAMLFIGAGMVASVSERHEWLLNLHKPLGIAILLLVIVRIIVRVTTQTPPLPADLPAVQALAAKLSHYLLYTLMLAMPLIGWAMISAAGDPVMLGSSVRLPSIVAANPDTFALLRKAHAYLAYLFFLTILTHLAAALFHGWVRRDEVLDSMLRGKSRG, encoded by the coding sequence ATGAGCACGCCCGTCAAGCATTTCGCCCCACTGGCGCGCCTGCTGCACTGGCTGATGGCGCTGATGGTCATCGCCATGCTGTTCATCGGCGCCGGCATGGTGGCCTCGGTGTCAGAGCGCCACGAGTGGCTGCTGAACCTGCACAAGCCCTTGGGCATTGCGATTCTGCTGCTGGTCATCGTCAGGATCATCGTCCGAGTCACCACCCAAACGCCGCCGTTACCCGCTGACTTACCGGCGGTGCAGGCGCTGGCGGCCAAACTGTCGCATTACTTGCTGTATACGCTGATGCTGGCGATGCCGCTGATTGGCTGGGCGATGATTTCCGCCGCCGGAGATCCGGTCATGCTCGGCAGCTCAGTGCGCCTGCCGTCCATCGTTGCCGCCAACCCGGACACCTTCGCGCTGCTGCGCAAGGCCCACGCCTATCTGGCGTACCTGTTCTTCCTGACGATCCTGACGCATCTGGCCGCCGCGCTGTTTCACGGCTGGGTGAGGAGGGATGAAGTGCTGGACAGCATGCTGCGGGGGAAATCGCGGGGTTGA